In a genomic window of Streptomyces sp. NBC_01142:
- the thiD gene encoding bifunctional hydroxymethylpyrimidine kinase/phosphomethylpyrimidine kinase, translating to MQIPPRVLTVAGSDSGGGAGIQADLKTMLALGVHGMSVLTAVTAQNSLGVQGAWELPVEAVRTQYRSVVDDIGVQAVKTGMLASAPLVETVAELLAGTDAPVVVDPVGVSKHGDPLLAASALDSVRTKLLPVATVATPNLDEVTQLTGVVVEDESGMRRAADAVLGFGPRWALIKGGHLAGDAVDLLTDGSEEHWLRAPRHDNRHTHGTGCTLASAVASGLAQGMGVPEAVRAAKEYVTGAIAAGFPLGGGIGPVDHAWRFRSQSLRR from the coding sequence ATGCAGATACCCCCACGTGTCCTCACCGTCGCCGGATCCGATTCCGGCGGCGGTGCGGGCATTCAGGCCGACCTCAAGACCATGCTGGCACTCGGCGTGCACGGCATGAGCGTGCTCACCGCGGTCACCGCGCAGAATTCACTGGGCGTACAGGGGGCGTGGGAGCTGCCGGTCGAGGCGGTACGGACCCAGTACCGCAGCGTCGTCGACGACATCGGCGTACAGGCCGTGAAAACCGGGATGCTGGCGTCCGCGCCGCTGGTCGAGACGGTCGCGGAACTGCTGGCCGGGACGGACGCCCCGGTGGTCGTGGACCCGGTGGGTGTCTCCAAGCACGGGGATCCCCTGCTGGCCGCGTCCGCGCTCGATTCCGTACGGACCAAGCTGCTGCCGGTCGCGACCGTGGCCACGCCCAATCTCGACGAGGTCACCCAGCTCACAGGAGTGGTGGTCGAGGACGAGAGCGGGATGCGCCGGGCCGCGGACGCCGTGCTCGGCTTCGGGCCGCGGTGGGCGCTGATCAAGGGCGGGCATCTCGCGGGCGACGCGGTGGATCTGCTGACGGACGGCAGCGAGGAGCACTGGCTGCGGGCACCGAGGCACGACAACCGGCACACCCATGGGACGGGCTGCACGCTTGCGTCCGCGGTCGCGTCGGGTCTGGCACAGGGGATGGGCGTCCCGGAGGCCGTCAGGGCCGCCAAGGAGTACGTCACCGGGGCGATCGCGGCCGGATTCCCGCTGGGCGGCGGGATCGGCCCGGTGGATCACGCCTGGCGGTTCCGTTCCCAGAGCCTGCGCCGCTGA